tatttatatattttatacgtttttaatataaatgcaaactCATGTTTAAGTTATGTATGTTTATAGATTTCattcaatttaatattatttattgaaaaaaaaacaagatttattGAATAGTAATTAGTTATAGTCATTTTAACtggtttaaaattaataattaaattcctaattgtttgaaatatttaccAGATTGCCACATAGTGTAACTCCATTCCCATGAGGTATTTAGATAATGTTGCAATGTTATCAGAggctataaataaatatcttactaGGCCATGAATGTTTTGTTTATCATATCTATTATTACACATTCACTTAACAGGAGTGACTGACAAGGACGTTTTTCCAGAAGAAGAGATGAGTGCTGAAATCAGCACCATCCCCACGTTACACTTGTATTTGGATTCCTTTTGGTCATCCAGTGTAGGAACCCACAGCTCTGACGTAAACACCAACAACGCATGGGTAACAGCACCCACATCTTTGTACAACCCACCCGTTTCCAGCACCTTTAGAATGGACCCGGCCCAGTCCAGCCCGACTCCAGATGAATCCCCCGAACTAAGTTCCGAGTTTCAGGCCCAGCTCGACCTGTTCCTCAAGCTGGGGTTTTCCCAAACGCAGGTCCGTGCTGCTTTTCTGAAACTCGGCCTCAACGCAGACACCAACAAGGTTTTGGGTGAGCTGATACAGGCTGCTGGGGAatcagaagagagagaggaacCCACAGCCTCCCCGGTGCTGGTTTCACGTGGGGATGCTTCCTCTAAGGTCCGAAATACCCAGAATCACTGTCATAATGCTCCGGCAGTTTCAAGCACTTCAGAAGAGCTGGTAGAGGATGAGGACGCACTCAGACCAATAGTTATTGATGGATCTAACGTAGCCATGAGGTGAGTTTACTGTAAACACGACGTGCAATAAGCTAGTGTTTACAGTCACATTTACCTCTCTCTTCTATCACTTTGTTAGTGCTATTGAAGTGATTTGCAGTAAATTTAAAGGcgatattatatttatgttgacCTTTTCATCTGTGTCATGTTTAACAGgacagtttaaattttaaaaatcacaagataacactttttatataagtcaaaatgaaaataaacatttaatttggaataattaggattttaaaagtgtttttgaaagaaatctcttatgctgctgaaaattcagcttttgctaTTGCatgaaaaaattgttttaaaatatattaaaatagaaaaccgttattttaaactgcataaatatttcacaaaattactgtatttttattcaaataaaatgcaggtttggtgagcataagaaccttctttcaaaaatatatatataaaaaaacttacaaTTCCATTTAATAAGATCCTTTTTATCTATATTAAACCTGAAGTGTGCAATTTTGTGCAATTTTGTGCAATTTTGTGCAATTTTGTGCTTTAAGCTTTACCAAATGGAGTATCAAAAATGGTTGAGCAGTTTCTAAgtaattttttaatgtgtttaacacTTTTTGCCTTAAATTATATTTGCCTATAGTTATAGTTGCaaataattttgataataaaacaaTCAAGAAATATTCATATGgctaaatatgtttgtttactgTAAGATAGatgaataaagtttaaaaattaagaaacagCATAGCCAaaattttaaccttttaaatataaaagattttagaAAGCTTTTAGTAATTGTGTCATAGTTGAGGGCAGATAAAACCAGTATTTCCTCATACATTTCAAGAAAATGTGCAAATCAGGTCcatttccttctctctttttttctcttctgaaaACAGAGATggatttgtgtttatgtaaaggTGTACATCTTGGTTTTCATGTTACTAAAAAACAGATGAATGTAATTGCCTGTTCATTGGACGGACTGGATGACACTcaacttttgttattttattatcttttatctttttgcacattacacacttttatttttcgTCTCAAAAGCTTTCTTTGAGATTTGTTGAGTAATTAATTCCAAATGTCAGACCAGAAAATCAGGAAATTATTTGGAGAAGTTAGATCATATGTTGTCAAAACAAATTATACTGATAGGcagatttgttattatttatttattatttttatttttttgatgtatttcACAGCACTTATGTGTTTAATGAGCTTTTAAATCCCTCCCTTTGTATTTTCACCTGCATTTGCAAGTGGAGTCCAGATTTGCCCCTGCAGGCTCTTGTATCTGTCATCACCCCAGTATGCAAATAATCTTATATGCAAATCATTGTCGTTTCCCGTCCCCTCCCTTCCCTTTTAttatcctgaaggagaatgtctgtGAAAAGAACACTTTGTAACAGAACAGGCCCGACAGCATTGCAACACGGTGTCTGATTGGATAACTCAGCCTACCTTTGCTATTTTTGATCCTATAAATCAGACGCTTTTTAATTACCTCAATTGTGTTTCATTCAGGGAGTATTAAAAGATTCTGGCTTGGAATTGAACTAAAATGGACTTGTTCATCTAATTCTATCGATTTTTAACtcctgtgctgtgctgaaaaacCTTTACCTtgccggtcaaaaatgaccagtcTGTTAAATTTTGCtcataaatctctcattatgctaacTTTTCACCAAATCTTTGATTcagtctttttgtcaacttgATCATAGGCTTTATTGAtttgagcttatgcacctcattttttgagtgaaaaaacaacaacattaggCCTATTTGTGGATAAGTTTGGCAATGTTCActtaaaaactgaggtgcataagcaaaaagaaatacaaaaactggtctgattgaaagaaaacaagttaatCAAAAGATTGAATACAATATTTGGCAATAGCATAACAAGAAATGTATActatactattataattaaaattaaaatgtcaaattgaacacaacatgaggggttaaacaaataaatctcgcacaactttttaaaaaatctataaaaaaaaatgtagatgcaTTTTACAGATGCTGTAtttagatgcattttattttgtgatttcactGGAATGTATATTACTGCACATTGTTGCCTATGACCAAGAAAGAAGGACAACAACTTTCACTGTAATgaacttaaacattttaaacaggaAATAACCTGATATCCTAATGAAAAACCTGAAGAAAGATCTCCTAATCTATGTCTATAATCCTATGCCACTGATGtagtttcagtttttagttttctAAAAGTTAAACAAGGTTAATTTGATAAAATTCTTTTGATATTCtttatttggataaaagcatctgctaaattaatgtCTTCACATGccatataattttattatgcaAAATGCAAACGAATTGAAATTCACAAGTAAAATGGaccttttctgttttgttttgttttagccaCGGGAACAAGGAAGTTTTTTCCTGTCTGGGAATTCAGTTGGCGGTGAACTTCTTCCTGGAGCGGGGTCACGTTGACATCACAGTgtttgtgccttcttggagaaaAGAACAGCCGCGACCTGATGTGCCCATTACAGGTGAGGGAAAGGGAATGCACCGTGTGTCAGAAACGATTACTGCTTTCCAGAAGAATTCTCATTCCTATAAACAAAGTCTTGTTTCCTCTTAGCAACCAAATGGCTAAAAAGAGACTTGCAGACCTGTTATACTAGAAGCCAGGTTCAACTTAAGTACAAATGGAATACAGTTCTGGTTTCTATCACTGGTTTCCAACCTCAGGTCTCAAATAAAAGTGGAAGTAAGGGAAAAACccacactgattttattttgtagcCGTTTGAATGAAGCATGTCATAAGATATATTGGCAAATACctgggttttttaaaaaacattttaacttccTTATAAGATAATGAATGGCGCAGTGAAATAATACAACCACTGTTTTTGGTGGGTAAGATATATCAGACTATTTGATCTGCATGTGTGCCGTAACTAGAGTGAAATAATGTAACCTTGTGTGGTTGTGGTGAATACTCTGCATCCAAAAAATAGTTGTGATGTTGATTTGTCTCAACAGTTGACATTTAACTATGCGAACGTGTAAATATGTTTGAATTCCTGCTTCTCCTGAAATAAACTGTTTATGTGAACATAAAGGCACTTGTCCAATGAAAAtaacaagcaaattaaaatgcCATAAATCTTTTATCCCTTTGGCTGTTTATTACAGCTGGTAATACCAACTAAATACCAACTTGTTTAGTTTCAACAGAATAGACACTGTGTTCCAACATGGAACGTCAGTCATCGGTGatgtcaaattaattacatgatatgctaTTAATCGCATATGTTATTCAGTATTTGCTGAGAAACTACCTTGAAGGACATTATATAATTGTGGaagacaaaacatttcatttcatattttgccACTGCATAGCTtaatgattgtttgtttgttttcttcagcaTATTGCACCATAAGAGCTGTATGAACAAGTAGTATGAAAAGCTAgtcttaaaacatttatttctagaAGTGCAAAGATGCATTTAGGCATTACTTTAAGTTTAAAATGCATGACTAAATATGTTAGTtcagatttttaataatttacattaagcAACAAAATGACATAATTGTAAAACGCACCAagagattttaaatttcatgaatATTTTTCTCAGATCAGCACATTCTGCGTGAGTTGGAGCGGAGGAAGCTCTTGGTGTTCACACCATCCAGAAGAGTGGCAGGAAAACGTGTGGTTTGCTACGATGACCGTTTTATTGTGAAGCTGGCGTATGAATCTGACGGCATTATTGTATCCAATGACACTTACCGAGATCTGCAAGGAGAACGTCCTGAGTGGAAGCGTTTTATAGAGGAGAGGCTTCTGATGTATTCGTTCGTCAATGACAAGTGAGTGCTGTTGCAGTTTGGTCTTTGCAGCATAGATCAAGTTGTTTGACAGCCCTGCTGCTGATTAATTCCAATTTGAATAAATTCACATTGCTTTTGTGTAGGTTTATGCCTCCGGATGACCCTTTGGGAAGACATGGACCCACCCTAGACAACTTTCTCAGGAAGACTCCACGTATTCCTAAGAAACAGCCCTGTCCTTATGgtaagaaaatatttctatttttttccccattaattaTTGACATTGCACATTAACTTGTGAATTCATATGGTCTTGCAGTCACATGTTGGTGTAATTATCAGGgtgtttcataatatttttaattgccaTGGCCCATGTAAAAGAGATAATCCAGATACAAGGAATTAATAAGCAATATACATtggcattcaaaagttttggctCGGTAAGACTGTTTTctttgttaatataatttaaaatgaatttccagcatcattactccagtcttcagtgtcacacgatccttcagaaatcattctaatatgctgatttgcttctaaggaaatatttcttattattatccatgtttaatacagttgtgctacttaatatttttttggaaaccaagaTACataaaagaatggcatttatttaaaaaataactcttttgtaacattataaagttctttactgtcacttttgatggaCAGTGAAACTTTTAAATCCTATATACCCAAactttgaacggtagtatattcCATCTCTTTTCTGACCACACAAGGATAGCACATACTATGTGAACAAGAATTAAACTCTCCTGTTTTCAATGCAGGAAAGAAGTGCACTTACGGAATCAAGTGCAAGTTCCATCATCCAGAGCGAACTAAGCAATCCCAGCGTGCCCTGGCAGATGAGCTCCGAGACAAAGCCAAAATTTCATCCACACTGCACAAACCTCAACCAGGTCCCAGTCAGAGTCCATCTCCGGAGGAAGTAATGGAACAGAAACTCTCCCTGGATGCTGGATCTCTCAAGAAGAGTCACGCCAGTGAAAATGTCCTTGTCATTAAAGCAGCCCCCCAGCCAACTCAAAGAAAGCTCCCTTTGAAAAAAGAACGACGGCATTCGCCAACAAGTCTAGATTCCTTTCCCAATGGATCTCAGGAGCGTTTGGATTCTGGCTTGGGTTCCTACGAATGCCATTCTCCTGAAACTTCCCATTGTGATCGCTACAGCGACCACAGGAAGTCCAAACCACCCAACAGTGGGCGGCATCGCTATGTTCTGGCCAATAGCCAACCTTGCAGTTGCTGTTCCTACCAATCCTTAAGCACCAGTGGAGCCGGTCAGCACCATAGCATGGGCCTGCCCAGCTCACCAAACCCAAGTTATGCTCAACCCCAGTATCACTCCTATGGAGGAGGTCCAGTTTACCCACCTGTTAACATGTCCCAGTATTCATTTCCACAAAGCAGAGGGCCTTCTCCCCAGCAGGGCTACTGGTCTGACCGTTATGGTGGCTATCCTCCAGCGTCCCACAATTCCATCCAGCCAGAGAGAGGACATGGACACTGGTCGCCTTCCAATCACAGTCCTCAGTGGTCAGAACGGGAGCAAGTGAGGAAGAAATTACTTGCAATTTTCAATGCACGTTTGGTGGACAGAGCCATGGACAGGTTCCCGTATCTCCTGGACCCACAAAGACTGGCCGCAGAAATTTTGACCCTTCAGTCTCAGGATGgggttttttaatttatcttagtTGAAAGACTAGGCAATAAGACTAAGAGTCTGGCACCAATGGTGTTACAACAAGTTCTCAGCAACAACCACAAGAAATGATTTCATTGGAGTCTGTTGCGTAATTCAGTGTAGCTCCGCCCACAATGAAATTTCATCGATCTACAATCGTAGATGTCTTTTGTCATGCATCGTTTTGCTTTTCAGTGAGGACAGAAAATTACTATTTCATTCGAGACTGTCGCATAATGAGGTATAGCTCTGCCTgcagtgaaatctcattggtcctgATATATTCTGAATGACTGTTTTTGTTGAGTAATGTTGAGTAATTGTTTCTTTCAGCGAGgacagaaaaattatttttgttggaaTCTTTCGCATAATGCGATGTAGCTCcgcccacagtgaaatctcattggtccacaGTTCCGCTTTATGTAAGATTtgatgttctgattggctgtttttgTCAAGTCATATGCAGTTTTGCTTTTAGCAAGGACAGAAAAATGACTTGACTATCAAAAAATTGCCATTCGTAATCAGGACACGATTTGAAATTAGACATATTAATGTctacacagttttaaaaatacagatgatAGTTTAGCAGATGTTTAATCTTTGAATACAAGCTATTCAgaagtttttatttctgttgcatttttaatattgttatttgacCTATAACTATGGTGAATTCACTATTGGTTTTATTAACCAACAGGAAAAGGAGTTCGTATTTGATCATGGAATGaaaaatttcagatttatttgtggGAAAACATCTCTTTGTGTGTTCAAAGTGTTATTATTTGTGGTTCTGCATGATTTGCGGTACAGCGTATGTTGATTGTGTTGGCACCGTGTGCCGTAACAGACATTTGTTAAGCAGAACTACCACTAAGGTAGAAGAGTACGCACCCTTTGgtgtatttttccattttattaagtGCTAACTTATAAAATATCCTAAAAGAATGCATTCATCACCAGTGTAACTTGACATAATTTCTCAAAGTTCTCAAAGGTAATTGCCAAAAGCATGGAAAGTAGTGGATCTTTTGCTGCCTCTGTTAGTTTGTATTGGGACtgtttagagtttaaaaaaaggAAGTCGGCAATACTTAGTAGGcaattttttgccatttttttgttttatttagctgCATGTTCTTTGCtcatttaaatatgtcattttcttttaatgttgtATCTCAtgttctgaaaataaaatgcCATATTTATGTACCCATATCAGTCTTTGACTTTTATTTGACTTGCTTGTGTTGTTCCTCTGCGTAAGTGTATGAACATACGTTTATGACAAGCAAGAGCAGAGCTGACCTTTAGAAGCATACGTGCTGCAGGCAACAACCTCGTTTGTGAAAGATGCATTCCTCAAAAATCAATGTTCCCTTCTAGAAACCACCTTATGTATCTGCTGTATATGCGGTTTCACTCCACCTTAGCAAAGAAACCGCATGACAGACATATTGACTCACTGATAGTAGAGATCTAATCCATCAATCTGATATTCTTGATTTTTCTGAAAACTTTAAGCTGGATGGAATGAGAGTTCATATTGAAAGAGTAAATGTTTCTTCTCCAGGAAAAGCTGATGGTATTTCTCAACATCTTGACATTATTAGTCATACAGGGCAACTTTACTtttgttacttattttatttcacaactcATGATGGTTTTTCTGAAATTCTCAAATACAaaagttctattgtatttttaatgaattgataaaaaaatgacatgaaatacaggtctcttttattatttagttCTTGTCTTTTGTTCTTGTTCTCAACTTTtgttctttattatattatatttcataactCAAGTTATGTTTGCAAATCCACTGACAAATTCTCATCAAAGATGGTGTAGAAGGCATCTCAAAACAAGCATTGTTGAGCAGACGTTATTT
The Cyprinus carpio isolate SPL01 chromosome A19, ASM1834038v1, whole genome shotgun sequence genome window above contains:
- the LOC109093325 gene encoding ribonuclease ZC3H12A-like; amino-acid sequence: MVKPEGPRDVSTRLTSWYCVSKIKVCRFSLRYFAALASTGTKLTYLLTFFLQEDSSSKHKENRSSKGVTDKDVFPEEEMSAEISTIPTLHLYLDSFWSSSVGTHSSDVNTNNAWVTAPTSLYNPPVSSTFRMDPAQSSPTPDESPELSSEFQAQLDLFLKLGFSQTQVRAAFLKLGLNADTNKVLGELIQAAGESEEREEPTASPVLVSRGDASSKVRNTQNHCHNAPAVSSTSEELVEDEDALRPIVIDGSNVAMSHGNKEVFSCLGIQLAVNFFLERGHVDITVFVPSWRKEQPRPDVPITDQHILRELERRKLLVFTPSRRVAGKRVVCYDDRFIVKLAYESDGIIVSNDTYRDLQGERPEWKRFIEERLLMYSFVNDKFMPPDDPLGRHGPTLDNFLRKTPRIPKKQPCPYGKKCTYGIKCKFHHPERTKQSQRALADELRDKAKISSTLHKPQPGPSQSPSPEEVMEQKLSLDAGSLKKSHASENVLVIKAAPQPTQRKLPLKKERRHSPTSLDSFPNGSQERLDSGLGSYECHSPETSHCDRYSDHRKSKPPNSGRHRYVLANSQPCSCCSYQSLSTSGAGQHHSMGLPSSPNPSYAQPQYHSYGGGPVYPPVNMSQYSFPQSRGPSPQQGYWSDRYGGYPPASHNSIQPERGHGHWSPSNHSPQWSEREQVRKKLLAIFNARLVDRAMDRFPYLLDPQRLAAEILTLQSQDGVF